TTCCATCGAAgcctgttaaaataaaaaggttttaaagcTTAGGTTAGGCAATCTCTTCTTAGCTATCTCAGTTTTTATTGTCAAGATGTCATTTTTCATGAAATACACTAGCCGTCTGATCAATGGGATATCCAATTGAAAAGCACGATGAAGATAAccttgtaattataaaaagaagtaCAACTAAATATCGATTTCTATTCCAGACATCAGTCATCAATTCCCATCCAAACTTTCATCCCTCAATCCCTGAAAAAATCCTATCTTAGTGCTCTCGTGAATTATTCTCCAAAAATCCATTGTGTTAAGCCTAAGCCCAGCTAGTTTAACGCTGTGCGTTCAATATCAGTCAGtccttataaaattttattaagttgatAAATTACAGTTTTTATCCATACTTTTATTGATTAATGAGTAGTttctaagttttataaaaattagactAAATCGTcgtatattcttaaatatatttaatgttatataacacTAGTTATTGCCCGCGGCTTGGCTTGCGTTTTAGGCATTGGTTGTCATcaaacaaaaaagtagcctttcttggagttcagcTTTGCTccaagtcatgttagttaaatacaattatttagattaatatatcctgcatggaagtcaacagatattagccccacgcttttttatcatctataaaatcttgtattgaataatatgctttttctaccaatgtattttttacaaactatttgaatttactaaacggcaaagttaaaaatgtctgcggaattttattatagaagcggataccctgccccaagaaggacttattgactttgcggagtcggaaacttggcgttataagcttatccttactcctagtgcacatacaatgattatcactgattttatcaaagtgatcaatgtactgtgaatatacataatattgttgtaaatatattgcgacgcaacagtaagtattcccactttgttaaaaacatcccgaagagagtctctagctccaagattataaataaaccggattgcactcttttgtaaaataaagacagattcaatatctgcagtgttaccccaaagtaatatgccatatgacataatactgtgaaaataactaaaataaactaaacgagcggtatcaattaTCAGTTAGCTGTCTAatttttctaaccgcgtatgctccGGAgatgagtcttcctgttagggatgataaatgaccATATCCACcttagtatcagctacttcaagacggtcaccgtttaaaggtatattataattttgccttctaacattgggtaggagAAAAACTAAATtagaaaactaaattatttactgtaaaccaattgtgtaatCTAAGATAATATAATCTGAGATAAAAATTGCCgacacttaattataatttaaaaacgattCTTTCAAAAGATATGTACGAGAGCTTAAAACTTTAGACCTGGAGGCTGTAGTCATAACTCACCTGTGAATCCAATAAATACGACCCACACCATGAAAATACTGTAAAATGCAATTAACTCATAATAGGGACTTTCGTATTTTTGTTCCGCTGTcagataaataatttcaatctcATGCACCATGTATCTCCTAGGATTGTCAGAAAACATCATGGAATATATCGTGCAGGCGCCAGCCAATACTGGATACGAACACGCCGTTATCGACATTATTATGATCCATATCTTTTCAAGGCCTTTAGACTTTTTGATAGTCTCAGCGACGACTTCCTGGTATTCTTcaggtaaataattaaatttttcgtaGTCCTCATTCATCCCGTCAAATATTGCTCTTAATTCATTACTCCGAATTACCGTTATTATAagctgtaatttatttaaatcgttacaattataaaaatgtccGATGAagtcaataatttatatcaacacTCCACTTGATGGTAgcgcttcgtgcaagcccgttgGGGTTAGTACTACCCATCTATTGATATTCTTCAGCCAAACAACAGTTcttagtattgatgtgttcaggtttgaaagatgagtgagccagagtaattacgggtacaagggacgtaacatattagttcccaaggttgatggcgcattggtgatataaggtATGGTTAtattctaacagcgccaatgtttatgacttaccatcaggtggcccatatgcgcaTCTGCAAACTTATAgcgtaaaataacataaatttcaGGCTCCTCATCAATAATTAGATACTAGGTAGTTTTATTcttagttaaaaaaatttaaagagatAATATACCTTAATGATGACAAAGGTAAGAGATACCATGATGATGGACTGCCTGACTAGATTAGCCATGTCGTTATTAAGAATCCGAAGCCGCATGTCATTACAAGTCAGCATTAGTCCCGGAGTCACGGACAGTATCAAACatcctgaaataaaataattacacttgAATAAAGTCCAACAGAATCTATATTCGAGCGGAGTGTCCTCAGTGTTTCATATTTAACTAAGTCTTGACTGCGATATTCTGTTGCGTAGAACTCTACAATATTACAGTTTTGTAAAATACTGAAATTTTGCTAGCATTCCTGGCACCATACCACGCGGTCATAGcaactattttttattcacatttatatacatttaaaaacttaatgttaataattcttacgtatacaaaaatataaaatctagaTTCTGTTACAgaataatatatgcatatatgcTTTTTTTTCGGGTAGGTGTCAAAAAAAAGACAACACGTTTTTATTTGAgctcttataaattttattaatataaattggatGAACAATAATTCACAAGTAGAAATGTGCTAAGTTTGTTTCCTACCTGCCAGCTAATCTCCATAGCACTGATATTGCCACTAAAACCGAGAACATTgagcatatatttaaatatatattataaatatatttataaattagtaactGCACTATGGAGTCCATCAAACACTCAATTCAGGACCTGACCGAACACTTTAATACACGAATGGCTGAATTTCAAAAATCTCTTCAGAGTCCTATCCCGGCTACGAGTCCAAACTCCAACATTGCAGCCCAATTTAACGCCTTCAGAATCTTTGTTCTGTCTGCATTGGAAGGTCTTCAGATGCAAGTGGAACTCCTATCGAAGCAATACAACCAGCTGGAGATGCGAAGCAGAAGGAAGATGCTTCTCTTGCATGGAGTTTCCGAGGATAAAAAAGAGAATTTGCCATTGGTAGTGTCAAATGTCGTGTCAGGACATCTTAAGGTACCAGAATTCACGATAGACAAGCTCAGTCGTTGTCAGCGATTAGGTCACTCTTCCAGAGATAAGCCTCGACCTATTCTTGTAAAATTCCGTGACGTAATGCTTCGAAATAAAATCTGGTACTCGAAAACGTCTCTTAAAAATACTGGTGTGACTCTGTCGGAGTTCCTTACTAAAGAGAGGCATGATCTGTTTATGGCAGCAAGACAGAAGTACGGAGTTTCTAAATGCTGGACGAAGGATGGTGTTATTGTCGTTACCGGGTCAGACGGTAAACGACACCGGATTGTCACAACAGCAGAGCTCAACGCAATCAATCGCACACCGAATGACATTCCCTTGGCAACTAACTCTGCTGCTGTAGCTGCTGCTGGAACCAGTTCCACCGATTCAAATCCAAAATCTGCCAATTCAACTCTGGCCATACGAAGCAAGAGAACCATTAAAAAGTAAGCTATAGTATTGTTAGACCGCGTTTTCGTCCTCGATCcttcaatttgtttttactattcaTTAGCATAAGTTGTTTAGTTAttctattttagtttcattactTTGAtcatattactataattatatttcggaTTCCGTTTAGTATTAACTTGTATTTGTAAACATGtcggtataattttataactgaaGGTATAATGTTAATGTCATCAATCTGACGTTTGATTTGCGTTTAGTAATTGGTTTTGGACTATTGCAGTTTGTCATATAGCATTGCATTAtttaacattctttttttttttaataatatctacttagcattattttattaagtattgttttattattatttttttctttctttttataacatttactaTTAGGATTTAAATCgtgttttgtgttttattgGTTACGTTGTGTTgcctttacaaaattatttattatgttacttaaattattattacttctctatttcttaatttcatatccgatgtgatgtgataatgttcataataatattaggtatatttgttttactttttctttttttttttttgtaatttcttacTCACAAATTGCTGGCGGGATGGAGAAGTAGCTTATCGAGAACTTAATATTAGTAGTTtgatttatttggtattttagtattattataattattttttctattatatatattattttaattaatacatatatatttatatacatcaattatttatttatatgaatagtatgatttcaaACCTTTACAGCGTAAGCGATTTGAATGATAATAGTACCTACTATAGCGACTCAGTATTATCAAgtgatgatagttttcatagtGCTTCTCTTCCTCTAAATTCTCTTTTAGAATCAAATCTCTCCGGTTTTTCTAGAAACTTTAATGTAGTGCATATAAACGCGCAGAGTATTCcttcacattactctgatttccTGTCTTCCTTCGATAGTCAAAATATTCATGCCATTCTTGTATCCGAATCTTTTTTGAAACCAAGCTTACCCTCAACTTCTTACTGTTTGCCTGGCTACCACCTGATCCGGAATGACCGCATAGGTAAAGGTGGCGGTGGTGTAGCTATATATCTCCGCAGCCACATcccttttacaattttaaataaatctcctTCACAATACTCTGAGTCATcggaacatatatttattgaggTCTTATTCGGACATATCAAACTACTACTGGGCGTATTTTACAGTCCGtcactcaatattaattattttaatgattttgaaaatttattagagCAATTTAGTACATCCGTTGATCACACGATAATTATGGGCGACTTCAACACCTGCCTACTTAAGGATGACCAACGTGCCCGACGCTTAAAGTATATAGTTGATAGCTGCAACCTTAATGTACTCCCAACGAATGCAACTCATTTCTTTCCGAATTGTTCTCCCTCGCTGTTGGACTTAATGATTGTTTCCTCTCTTAATCATGTTGACACTCATGGTCAGTTCCCCGCTGAAGCTTTTTCTTACCAtgacttagtttatttatccTATAAAATTCGGCCTCCGCGGGCAAAACCAACAATAGTGATGCGGCGTAATTTCCAAAAGATCAATAACACCAATTTTATGAGTGATTTGAACAATATTGACTGGACTGCTATCTATAATGCCAGCTCAATTGACGAAaaaatgagtatttttaattctttgttaactGATTTATTAGATAAACATGCTCCGTTGAGACCTATAAAGCTTAAGCATTTACCAGCACCTTGGCTAACTCAGGACATTAGAACACTTATGGTTAAACGCAATGTTGCGAAggccaaatataaaagaaatgcgACAACCAGTAAcctggaaaaatataaacagctgCGAAATCGTTGTAATAGGCTCTGCCGTGATGCTCAGCGTAAGTTTATTGCAAATGCTATTGAGAATAGCGATACATCCAAAGTTTGgcggtttttaaaatcattgggAATTGGGCGTCAACGggaaaatttttcttttaacttcGATCTCAATGATCTtaacaaacatttcatttctTCTTCCTCTATAAATGCACAAGACAAACTTAATACAATCAATTATCTCAATACACTGCCCACCCCTTATAATCCTTCCTTCCAATTCAGTTCTGTCACCATTGGCGAATTAAAGAAGCACATCTTTAGCATCAAATCAGACTCAATTGGTTGTGATGGAATAAGTCGAAGTCTGATTATCCTTACCCTTAATAGCATTTTACCTgctttatgtcatatatttaactattccttatcaaCTGGTACTTTCCCTTCTCTATGGCGCAAAGCTGTAGTGATCCCTATTCCTAAAGTTCCCAATCCTTCTTTACCTTCTCATTTTAGACCCATATCTGTTCTTCCGTTTCTCTCAAAGGTGCTGGAGCGTGTTGTTCATTTACAACTGAACCAATTTCTCTCAATTAACAAAATCCTCTCTCCTTTCCAATCTGGGTTTAGAAAAGGCCATAGTACAGTTACTGCGCTCACTAAAGTATGTGACGATATACGCTGTGGAATTGATAATAAATCTGTAACTATTCTAGCTCTCCTAGACTTTTCAAACGCCTTTAATAGTATTGACTACGATATATGTTTGGCAATCCTAAGATCTCTAAACATAGATCCTACTGCTGTAGATTGGTTTCGCTCTTACCTATTAAATAGACAGCAATGCATAAAGGCGAATGGTAAGATCTCGACTTATTTAGATATTCCTTCTGGTGTCCCGCAAGGTGGTGTACTGTCTCCCCTTCTCTTTTCTATCTTCATCAATACTCTCTCCACACTTATCTCTTCCTCCTATcatctatatgctgatgatcttcaaATTTATGTTACCGCTCCTTTGGACGGTATCGACAAGGCTGTTGCAACGTTGAATAATGATTTGGCAAAAATCTGTGAATGGTGTAGATCTTACGGGCTCCAAGTGAATCCGAGGAAGTCACAGGTAGCTGTTTTTGGCAGTGTTAAGCTTCTGTCGAGGATTAAAGACAAAAATCTACCTCCAATAATGTTTGATGGCCACATATTACCACTGCAAGAAACGGTTAAAAATCTTGGGCTAATTCTGGATGCTTCCTTCTCCTGGGTCCCTCAGGTTGCAGAAATAAGCCGTAAGATGTATGCCATCATTGGTTTTTTAAGGCGATGGAAAAATCTACTGCCAATCAAGGCTAAGATCAACTTAGCCAATTCGTTCCTGTTTCCAATATTGGATTATGCCGATGCCTGCTACACTGACTTAACTGAGAACCTTCTAAACAAATTAGAACGACTGCAGAATTTAGCCATTAGATTTATCTTTGGTCTACGTAAATTCGATCATGTCTCGCAGTATCGGTCTCAGTTAAAGTGGCTGCCAATCAGGCTTCGACGAAATTTGCACGCCTTATCTCTTCTTTACTCTTTGCTATATGTTGAACATACACCACCTTACCTGAAAGAACGCTTCAAATTTCTTGGGTGTGACAGTATACTCAACCTGCGTTCTAGTAACGATAATAAGCTTGTAACGCCCTGCAGCCGGACACAAACTTACAGTAGCTCTTTTACTGTGAAAACCGTCAAACTTTGGAATGCACTACCCAACGATATTCGGCAATCGAAATCCTTGTCCATCTTTAAACATCGCTTGAAAAACTATTATCTGTCCATATCCCaagaatgtatgtaagtatgaaataatatgtagtttataattatgtatatatattgatatatattatatgtatattatattattatatgtgtattatttggatgtagttgtgtgtagtttattattatactgcaatattagtctacttaaattatagttattatctctTAACTATTAATTCTATTTGCACTTACCTGTACTCTCGTCTTAAGTTCctgtcaccaaaggttgtctgtgagagatcgctataagcgataagaccgcctttgcgcatcatttgttgttttttttgtctcTCTATTACCCATTGtcgtgtaatgtgttgtgcaataaagtattttaaataaataaaaaaaatgcatacatATTATTGAAAAGCAAAAACAAAACTCATATTGAATCATGACCCATACCAttcaaacttttattttgtagaatacatattataattttttataaaattatgaaatagtccaactaaaatgtttaatgtttcttttaGATTAGACAAGAACATAAAATGCACACTTGCTACATCAGTAGCCTTAGTTTTTGTAGAAATAAAGTTCATTGTCACGTTACTTTTGCCTCCTTGTCTGAAACTTGgataatttttttacagtataggttggcggacgggcaTATGGGCTACCCGATGGTaggttgtcaccatcacccatagacaatgacgctgtaagaaatattaactaatccttacatcgtcaatgtgccaccacccttgggaactaagatgttatgtcccttgtgcctgtagtaacactggctcattcacccttcaaaccggaacacaacaatactgagtaccgttatttggcggtagagtaactgatgtgtgggtggtacctatccagactggctggcacaaagccctaccacctttaaattatataatgtttacgtATTTAAGCTAACCAACTTAGTACTTATAGAAAGCTCCTACTGCTTACTTAATAGAAAGATTCtacaatatgaataaattatcaaGAACTAATTTGTGAGTTCTTATAATTTGAAATGGTTAAGATGATAAAATTTCTTACcaatcaatatttttcttttgccGTCGGTACGTGGGTTTGGATACATAAGGCCGAGTGTTAGCAGAAAAGTGTTCATTTTGTATGTTTCCGAGAGGCTTTTAAATCTTTTCCCAGTATCTACTGAAAATAATTCAACCATTTATTCACTTACATTtcgaaaatattgtaaaataattcccaataattatataaattagctCACGTGTAAGCGATCGCCGAAACATTTTCCAAATTTTCTTTCACAAAATTAAAAGTGTGATAGAAATCCGAATGAGAAGTCTGAAAAGAAGCACTGGGTAAAGaatgatatttcattttattaactgGGATATGGATTACGGATGAAATACAGTAGCATGTAATTAGCATGTAAATATGAAATGAGAATTTTTCTGTAAAAATGTACCGGTAGACTACCTACTAGAATTCTTTTCGGTTTTTTGTGCTTATGAGtcctatgtatttttttttaaataaaacttattataaggtgaaataaaaaataaaaatataaataataattttatatattatgtacaatataaatataattatataaccttTAAATATACAAGATTAATGATAAAAAGTTTAGACTTATTGTTTGTTACATTTCAAGacggaatataaaataaagcttaCTTGTAAATtacgtttaataaatttaattgcacTTGATTAAAGaaactctgtaattaaaagagtaactgctgagtttctttccggtgATTCTCAGAAAAATCAAGTTTCCGAACTTTGGTTTCCGGtgatagctttacatttaatccaCTGTAacgtgacgattcaaaagttcttttatagggctacttgaataatgaataatttgatttgactcGTCAGCCAGTGGACcagtttgattaaaataaaacaaagatattccttaataagataatttttcCCCAACCCATTGATGTACTCTCTTATTAACGATAACTAGCGACCCACACCGGCTTTCCACGGgtgcaatattaatataaaatataccacagaaattgtttatttacgacatcacattagaaacttctaaaataattagtgtttcttaactatattgtacatatcttatatacaaaaacctcacgaaacactctatctattaaacaaaaccacatcaaaatcggttgcgtaattttaaacatctaatcatacaaagggacagaccGCAGTAaaagatttgttttatactatgtaatgaagattCAAATTGAAAAccatatatctaatttaaatcatttcaaaTTCCAGAACCGATACTTACACTTATCAAATTATAAGTTTAACTGTATTTTATAATCCGATCTCTTTTATAATAAAGGCTTTTAACTGCtcagaataattatattgtataaatagttAACGATACGACATGACAGCTGcatgttacaaaaaaatcttgtaaagtACAGTGTGGTACAAAATTTTGtcactattttatatttcgtgttacacttggtggtagggctttgtgcaagcccgtctgggtaggtaccacccacacattagttattgtaccgccaaataacagtactcagtattgttgtgttctggtttgaagggtgagcgagccagtgtaactacaggcacaaggggcataacatcttagttcccaaggttggtggcacattgacgatataaggaatagttaatatttcttacagcgtcattgtctatgtgtgatggtgaccactttccacaaggtggctcatatgctcgtccgccaacctataccataaaaaaaatctaaacaggtagtcgcccgcggcttcgctcgccatTAAGGGTGTcagttgtcacgtgttaggcaaaaaaaagcCTAtcccctttcttggagttcaagtttgcttcataccaaatttcataaattcagagatcggtttggtcgtaaaagagcgcaCATAGaaagtcagacagagttactttcacatttataatattaatatatagattatacatgTGTTATGAATAGTATCTTAGTAACTTTGACCTCACTTCATTCTAGTAGGC
This window of the Vanessa cardui chromosome 5, ilVanCard2.1, whole genome shotgun sequence genome carries:
- the LOC124529852 gene encoding odorant receptor 82a-like, which encodes MVELFSVDTGKRFKSLSETYKMNTFLLTLGLMYPNPRTDGKRKILIGCLILSVTPGLMLTCNDMRLRILNNDMANLVRQSIIMVSLTFVIIKLIITVIRSNELRAIFDGMNEDYEKFNYLPEEYQEVVAETIKKSKGLEKIWIIIMSITACSYPVLAGACTIYSMMFSDNPRRYMVHEIEIIYLTAEQKYESPYYELIAFYSIFMVWVVFIGFTGFDGMFSVCVFHVSLKIKIFSLNLKYIFADANDIPTMKIRIATFVKDHCEVSRLIGEIQKCFEVWLVGIFFNAVLQIGMALSQITTNVSSDINGVYYLFAVATVVHIYLPCYLISDVTYNAAEVANVAYSSSWEMVEDVNIRKYICLIITKAQIPIHFRALGMITFNMEMFVSILQTSYSMYTLLRK
- the LOC124530019 gene encoding uncharacterized protein LOC124530019, whose product is MESIKHSIQDLTEHFNTRMAEFQKSLQSPIPATSPNSNIAAQFNAFRIFVLSALEGLQMQVELLSKQYNQLEMRSRRKMLLLHGVSEDKKENLPLVVSNVVSGHLKVPEFTIDKLSRCQRLGHSSRDKPRPILVKFRDVMLRNKIWYSKTSLKNTGVTLSEFLTKERHDLFMAARQKYGVSKCWTKDGVIVVTGSDGKRHRIVTTAELNAINRTPNDIPLATNSAAVAAAGTSSTDSNPKSANSTLAIRSKRTIKK